In the genome of Dasypus novemcinctus isolate mDasNov1 chromosome 30, mDasNov1.1.hap2, whole genome shotgun sequence, one region contains:
- the LOC131276864 gene encoding olfactory receptor 7A17-like — METENQTYVLEFVLLWLSEDTGVQPLLFGLFLLMYLVTFTGNLLIILAIITDSHLHTPMYFFLSNLSFTDICFTSTTVPKMLLNIQKESKIITFESCLSQIFLYLLFGQIDNTLLTVMAYDRFVAICHPLHYTVIMNPRLCGILLLASWLSSVLYSLLQCLMVLRLSFCTNLEIPHFFCELNQVIRLACSDTFLNDLVIYFASGLLGFIPIIGILFSYSKIISSILRISTTEGKHKAFSTCGAHLSVVILFYGTGLGVHISSTASHNSRTNAIASVMYIVVVPMLNPFIYSLRNNDMKQAFKKLKNILSIKGLFSQV, encoded by the coding sequence atggaaacagaaaaccaaacatatgtcTTAGAATTTGTACTTCTGTGGCTGTCAGAAGATACAGGagtgcagcccctcctctttggaCTGTTCCTGTTgatgtacctggtcaccttcacagggaacctgctcatcatcctggccatcatcacagactcccacctccacacacccatgtacttcttcctctctaacctgtcttttacagatatctgtttcacctccaccactgtcccaaagatgctgttGAACAtccagaaagaaagcaaaatcaTTACTTTTGAAAGCTGCCTCAGCCAGATATTTTTGTACCTACTTTTTGGACAAATAGATAACACCCTCTTGACTGTGATGGCTTATGACCGtttcgtggccatctgtcaccccctgcactatacagtcatcatgaacccccgaCTCTGTGGCATTCTGCTACTGGCATCCTGGTTATCGAGTGTTTTGTATTCCCTTTTACAATGCCTAATGGTTTTgcgattgtctttttgtacaaatttggaaatcccccactttttctgtgaacttaatcaggtaatacgacttgcttgttctgacaccttcctaaATGACCTAGTGATATATTTTGCATCTGGACTTCTGGGTTTTATTCCAATCATTgggatccttttctcttactctaaaattatatcctccattttgagaatttcaacaacTGAGGGCAAGcataaagcattttctacctgTGGGGCTCACCTCTCAGTGGTGatcttgttttatggtacaggtctTGGAGTGCATATTAGCTCTACTGCTTCCCACAACTCAAGGACAAATGCAATAGCTTCAGTGATGTACATAGTGGTCGTTCCTATGCTGAACCCCTTTatctacagtcttagaaacaatGACAtgaagcaggcctttaaaaagctgaaaaacaTTCTCTCTATAAAAGGATTATTTTCCCAAGTTTAG